Proteins encoded in a region of the Triticum dicoccoides isolate Atlit2015 ecotype Zavitan chromosome 3A, WEW_v2.0, whole genome shotgun sequence genome:
- the LOC119271010 gene encoding uncharacterized protein LOC119271010 → MAAGTLQIRPRAKSLWLLVRRLLCRGNKLHRPPAGAGDQQGDGCGEKRSLLLGRSGSLEELLGPDVAGAVRRSARKDLEVQHALLPERQRQHHADMELVRPEVTTADAPLAVSAAAVQQYRRFMFGGFRRRLMMRRQWRPMLVAIPE, encoded by the coding sequence ATGGCTGCCGGGACGCTGCAGATCAGGCCGAGGGCGAAGAGCTTGTGGCTGCTGGTGCGCCGGCTGCTCTGCCGCGGCAACAAGCTGCACAGACCGCCCGCGGGCGCCGGGGACCAGCAGGGAGACGGCTGCGGGGAGAAGAGGAGCCTACTCCTCGGCCGGAGCGGCTCGCTGGAGGAGCTCCTGGGCCCGGACGTCGCCGGCGCCGTCCGCCGCAGCGCCAGGAAGGACCTCGAGGTCCAGCACGCGCTGCTGCCCGAGCGGCAACGGCAGCATCACGCGGACATGGAGTTGGTTCGCCCCGAGGTAACCACGGCGGACGCGCCGCTGGCAGTTAGCGCCGCAGCCGTGCAGCAGTACCGGAGGTTCATGTTCGGCGGGTTCCGGCGGCGGCTCATGATGCGGAGACAGTGGCGGCCGATGCTCGTCGCCATCCCGGAGTGA